CCTGGCTGGGAGTGCGCCAGGAGCGGCGGACCTGGGCGAGCCTGAAGAAGCATTTGGAAGGCACCCCCGTCGGCGGGGCGTAGTTCGGGACGGAATCCGGGTCTGCCCGGCATCGACGCCGGGTACGACGACGTCCTCTCGTCGCTGCTGGTCATTGGCTCCGGTGCTCGCGATTGGCTCCCTCGCACCAGGAGACCGTGGGACGGGAAGTGCGCGGACCTACGCCCCTGGCCGGCGACCGCGAAGACGTGAAACGACCAAACCGCAACGAGAGGCGAGGCAATGGCATATCTGAAACCGCCGGGGTTCACCCGGCGCGTGGTCAACCCGGTCGCCGGCAAGCTCAAAATCGGCGGCGTCGAGCAGCTGACCGTTACCGGCCGCCGCACCGGGGTGCCAGAACGCGTCCCGATCATCCCCGTTCAAGTGGGATCGCGTCGCTACCTGGTGGCACCCTACGGAGTGTCCGACTGGGTGCGGAACCTGCGTGCCGCAGGCGGGGGCGAACTGCTCGGTCACCAGCCGCCAGTGCGCTTCCAAGCCCGCGAGGTGCCGGTCAACCAACGAGCCGAGATCATCGACGCTTACCGCAAAGTCGCCGGGCGCGCCGTGGAGCGATGTTTTCGTTCGCTCCCTGACCCGGGTGACCACCCGGTATTCGAGATCCAGCAGCCAACCGAGCCGATCACCGGAGAAAGCGGGTAGCACCATTCTCGCTGCCGGCCGACTCAAGCCTTACAGCAACGTCCGTTCGATCCGATCCATCGGCTTCTCTCCGTCCGCTGGCCGATCCTCGACGGCCTCGGCGACCGGCCCCATCCGCTCGGAAAGCAGAAACGCGATGATCTCCGCCTCCTGCTCCTGCGCGTCGTCGTAGGTGGCCCGCATCAGCATGTCCCGGACGATGTCCGGATCCAGATTGGGGAACAGCGACCGGGCGCTCTCGTCGTCCAGCAGCCCGGACCCGCGATGGCAGCAGATGATGTGCCCAAGCTCATGCAAGATAATGTGCTCCTGGTGCGCGCCGGTTGTGTTGGCGTCGAAGAAGATCAGGTCCTCGCCCCGGGCCGCCACCCACATTCCGCACGGATGCGACGCGGGCATCGGCAACGGCACCAAAGTGATCGGCCGATCCCGGATCTCCCCGAGCCGCGCACACAGCGTGGCCAGGTCGTACTTGGCCGGCAGTCCCAGCTCGGCGATCCGCCGAGCCCCCTCGTCCCGCATCCGCCGCAGCTGCTCGCGCCGCTGCGGACCCAGTTGTTCGCGCCGGGGCGCGTCCGGCCCGGTCACTGCGAGGCTTCGTCGCTGACCGGCGGCAGGCCCTGCATCTTGCGGTACTGGTCCATGATCGTGGTGATCGCCTGGAGGTTCTCTTCCCGCATTCCGGCCGCGCGCATCGCGACCGCGCGGACGCCCGCCTGGCGCATCGCCTCGACCGCGGCCAGTTCGGCCAGCACCGACCCGGCGACTTCCTCGTCGAAGAAGTAGGCGACGGACACGCCGAAGAACTTCGCCAGCGCGGCCAGCAGCTCCTGGGACGGGTTGGTGCGCTTGCCGGTGCGCAGCTGCGACAGGTACACGCCGCCGACCTTCAGCTCCGGCGATACCCGTTTCAGCTCGGCTGCCACCTCGGCGTTCGTCCAGTGCTTGCCCTGCGGGCGCACGGTGCGGAACAGGTCGTCGAGTCTGGAAGCCAGCGTGGGCCGGGTGTCTTCGGACATGCTGCTTCGCCCCTCCGGTATGCAGCTGATCGCTCTCAGCTAACTCGACTATCTCAGATTAGCTCAGAGTTGACAATCGCCGGAGGGTTCCACAAGACTGTGCGCAGCCGAGTTAGCTGGTGGCTAATTCGGTAGACCGGGGCAGTGCGGAAGGCGTAGTACCGGCCCGGGGCGACGCTGGGGGTGTCGCCCCGTTCGGTCCGCCGAGCGCGGGCCCGGAGGCAGCAGGGGAGCTAGCGGACTGCCTCCGGGCCGGCGAACTGCGCCCAGTCCTCGGCCCAGCGCGCCGCGCGGCGGCGGTCCAGCACCCGGCGGGCGATCCAGAACGCGCCGGCCAGTACTCCGGCCGCGCAGAGCCAGCTGAAGGCGGCGACGAGAACACCGTTGGTGACCGCGTCCGCGTGCGTGAGCGGAGCGGTGGTCTGCTTGCCCGAGTCGTCCAGCCAGATGTCCGTGGTCGCGCCTTCGACCGCGGACGCGCTCGGCACCGTGATGACGCCGGTGCGCTGCGCGCTGTGCGGCGGCTGCCAGACGGCGTTCACGCGAGCGGTGTTGGCGATCGGCGCGCTGTCGCCGACCGACGCGGCGGGCTGAGCGGCGGTGGCGAGCACGGTGGCGGTCACCTGATGCCGGGACTGCAGCTGCGCGTCCGATGCGGCGGTTTCGGAAGAAATGTCCGCACTGCCGATCGTCATCGCGAACGGGACCGCGATCAAGGCGATCAGCGCGAAGATGGCGACGAGGATGCCCTCGATCCGATCCGATCGGCGGACGAGCGGGTTGCGTACGGCGCCGAACCGTCGGAGCAATCGTTTGCTGGGGTGTGGTGGTCTGCCTGCCCTTGTCTTGTTCCGCATGGCTCCCATGGTCCTCCGCTGCGCCCGGGAACGCTGTGTCCCGGACTACGTTTTTCCCTCTTTTCCTGGGGATTCGGTGTGTTTCTGGTTACTTCGGCGGCGGTCGACTACCCGTTTGGGTGACAGATAGCGGCGAGGGTCCGGCCCGGGCGACGAGTGGTCCAGGCCAATGGGGCTAGGGTCGATCCGCGCCGGAAGGATGCGGTGGATCGGTTGCGGGCCTTGGTCTTCGGACGGCTCGGTGCCGATGGAGCGCGGATCCCGACCGGTCGGGTTCTCGTCGGCAGGCGGTGGCGGGTCCTCTCGGTCGACGGCGGAGCGGGCTGTCGGCGGTTGAGTGCCCGGTGGACGGGGCTTCGGCTCGGCGGGCTCACGGCGGATCGGAAAACTCATTCCGGCCGGTGCCCGCGAACCCGCTGAAACGCGGTTTCCGGAAAATTGTTCAGGGAATCAGCCGGATGGTCGTGGTGGCACTGTGCGAACGTCGCCGGGTGATCCCGTGTTCGGCGACGATTCCGAGCTGGATGCTGCGGTCCGCGGGCGCCCAGTACCCGGTGCGCACGAAATAGCCGTCCATTGTGCAGAGCCGGTTCGCGCTCTTGCGGGAACTGATCGGTTCCCAGCCCCATTGCCGCCCGGTCTCCTCGACCCCGTTGCGCCGCACGTGCAGCCGCGGGTTCCCGATCTCCTGGCAGTACGCGCTGCCCTCGGCGATGTAAAGCACCCCGTCGACCTTGTAGAATCGCTTGTCGTCGAGCAGGCTGACCTGGCCGGAGAGAGTGAACCGTACGCGGCCGCCCTCCGCGCCCTGCATCGTCCAGTCGAGGACGAATTCTTTCGTCGAAACCTCGATCGACTGGGTCATGACCGTGTCCCCTTTGCTGCGCAGGCCGGAGCGTCCGGGGAAAATATAGGGAAGAATCGGCGGTCTGCGAAGGTATCGGGAACCGTTTTCACCCGAAGAGGCCCGGCGGACACGGATCGTGGTCGCCGCCCGATTAATCGGTGGAATTACCGCCGATGGGGTATCGCGGATACGAACGGTGAATTCCGCTTGCGCGAAACCGGTGGCGGTCCGCCGCTCGGGGTCCCGGTGGGCGGCGGAGGCCGTGCCGGCAGCGTGACCTCGGCCATGACGCTTGTCATAGCACGCGGGCTGTGCCACCCTGCTGTTATGACGACTGTCATAACAGCGATCAGGCCGGCCACCGCCGGCTCGGTGGCCGAGCTGGTCCGGGCTTCCTCGCCGGAGTCGCTGCGTCGCCGGTTCACCCTCGGCCGCGCGTTCGAGCCGGACGAGATCCTGGCCCGATACGGGCGGTTTCTCCTCGCCGGCACCTCGCTGGTCGCGGAGGCGTCCGGCGTTCCGGCCGGGCTGCTGAACGCGGTCCCGGACGACGAGCGCCGCGTCGAGCTGGGGTTGCTCGTCGCCGACGGATGGCAGCGGCGGGGGATCGCGCGCGGCCTGGTCGGCCTGGTCACCGGCGGCGAACGGTGGCTCGGCTGGACACTGCACGCCACCGTGCAGGAGGGCAACGTCGCAGCGGAAGGACTGCTGCGGGCGTGCGGGTTCCGCTTCGCTCCCGGGTACGGCGGGGAGAATGAGTTCGAGCTGACGGTCACGAAGGAGGCTCTCGATGGCGGAACGGCCGGCGCGCGACCGGATGGTCATCAGCGCTGCGCAGCTGCTGCGTATGCGAGGTCTGAGCGGCACCGGTATGCGCGAAGTGGTGGCACATGCCGAAGCGCCGCGGGGGTCGCTGCAGCACTACTTCCCGGGCGGTAAGGAGCAGCTGTTCGGAGAAGCCATCGACTGGGCTGGCCGTTACGCCGCACGTCGCGTCGCGCGCGCACTGGGCTCGCTTGCCGAGCCGTCGCCGTCTGCGTTCTTCGCGGCGATAGTCGAACAGTGGCGGGCGGAATTCCTCGACATCGGCTTCGAGGGCGGCTGCCCGCTGGTAGCCGCCGTCACCGACAGTCCGGCAGACCTGTTGCGGGAGCGCGCGAACGACGCGTTCCTGCTGTGGCGAAAGCCCATCGTCACAGCGCTCGAGCAGATGGGTGTGCCCGCCGCGCGTGCTGTTTCGCTGGCAGTGGTGATGATCAGTGCGCTCGAAGGAGCCGTGGTGCTGGCGCGGGCCCAGCGCGATGTTTCGGCTCTCGACACAGTCGTCACCGAACTGGGCCCGCTGCTCGACACCGCGGTCGAGAAGGGGCGTCGTCGCTAGCGGCTGAGCTTCGCGCGCAATGTCGCTACCGTGTCCGGATCGTGCAGCAGTTCGCCGAAGTGCGCGGTCTCGGAGTCCATCCGCGCTTCGACGCTCGTGTCCGTGCGGTCGTGCAACAGCGCGCGCGTCGCCTGCAACGCTCGCATAGACCGGGTCGCGAGGGTCGCTGCGCGTTCCGGCACTCGCTTGCGGAGCGCCGTCGAGTCTTCGAGCACTTCGTTGACCAACCCCAGCTGCGCGGCTTCGGCCGCAGGCAGTCGTTCACCGAACAGCAGTAGCTCCGTCGCGCGCTGAGGGCCCACTCGACGCGGCAGTGCGTAGCTGCTGCCGAACTCCGGCACAAGCCCCAACGGCACGAACGGGAACTGCAAGTAGCTGCGTTCTGTCGCGTAGACGAGATCGCAGTGCAGCAGCAGGGTCGCGCCGATCCCGACAGCCGGACCGTCGACCGACGCCAGCACGACAGCCCGCGTCGCGAGCAGCGCCTCCTGAAAGATCCGCGCGGGCGTCTTCTGCCGGTCGCCTGCTTCGTGCGCGAGGAAGTCGCCGAGGTCGTTGCCCGCGGTGAACGCGCCGCCCGACCCAGTAAGGACGACGATCGGAGTGCTGACCGTGTTGAAGGCTTCGGCGAGAGCGAGGTACATCCCTTTCGAGAGCGCGTTGCGCTTCTCGGGCCGGTTGATGGTGACAGTAGTGACCTGCCCGTCGACCGTGGTCTCGATACTCATTCACAGCTCCGTAACGGCGTTGAGCAGCAAATCGACCTCTGCTGCGGTTGTGTACGGCGCGATGCCCGCGCGTACGGCACCAGCCTCGCCGAGGCCGAGGTGCCGAGAACACTCGATCGCATAGAACGTCGCCGCCGGCGCGTTGACGCCTCGCGATGCAAGGTGCTCGTACACGGCCTGCGGCGTGCTGCCCGTGACCGAGAAGAGGACAGTAGGCGTACGCCGCCGCTGTGGCGAGCCGTACCGCACGACGCGCGGCAGCGCGGCCAGTCCGTCGTCCAGCCGTCGCAGCAGTGCGTCTTCGTGCGCTTCGAGTGCTTCGAGCGACGTACGCAGCCGTTCTCGCCGCGTGCCCTCACTGGGTACCAGGCCGGCGAGGAAGTCGATAGCCGCTGTCGTGCCCGCGAGCAGCTCGTACGGCAACGTGCCCAGCTCGAACCGCTCCGGTACCGCGTTGCTGGAAGGCAGCAGCTTGTCCGGCCGCAGCGTCTCCAACAGTTCCGGTGCGGCGGCGAGGAGCCCAAGATGCGGCCCGAGGAACTTGTACGGCGAACAGACGTAGAAGTCAGCTCCCAATGCGGCGATGTCCACCGGAGAGTGCGGCGTGAGGTGCACGCCGTCCACGTAGCTGAGCGCGCCCGCTTCGCGGACCGCCGCCGTGATCGCCGGGATGTCGGGACGCGTGCCGAGCAAGTTGCCCGCCGCGGTCACCGCGACCAGCCGCGTCCGGTCCGTCAGCAGCGAAGTGAGAGAAGCTGTCGACAGCTCGCCGGTCGCCGGGTCGAAGTCGGCCCAGCGCACAGTCGCGCCGCGTGCCTCTGCGGCCTGTACCCAGGGCCGGATGTTGGCGTCGTGATCCAGCCGCGTTACGACGATCTCGTCGCCCGGTCCCCAGTCCTTCGCGAGCGTCCGGGAGAAGTCGTACGTCAGCTGCGTCATGCTCCGGCCGAACACCACGCCCTCCGGACGCGCGCCGAGCAGGTCTGCCACCGCTTGGCGCGCTTCGCGCACGACGCCGTCCGCGCGCCGCTCTGCGGCAGTGACAACGCCACGGTTCGATATGGCGGCACACAGCGTCGACGACACTGCTTCGCCGACTACGTCGGGGACTTGGGAACCACCCGGTCCGTCGAAGTGGGCAGCTCCGCCCTCTAGCGCGGGGAAGTGCTTGCGGATCGCGTTCACGTCGTAGGCCACGGCTGCCACTTTGCCTGATCCCCG
This sequence is a window from Amycolatopsis benzoatilytica AK 16/65. Protein-coding genes within it:
- a CDS encoding nitroreductase/quinone reductase family protein, coding for MAYLKPPGFTRRVVNPVAGKLKIGGVEQLTVTGRRTGVPERVPIIPVQVGSRRYLVAPYGVSDWVRNLRAAGGGELLGHQPPVRFQAREVPVNQRAEIIDAYRKVAGRAVERCFRSLPDPGDHPVFEIQQPTEPITGESG
- a CDS encoding toxin codes for the protein MTGPDAPRREQLGPQRREQLRRMRDEGARRIAELGLPAKYDLATLCARLGEIRDRPITLVPLPMPASHPCGMWVAARGEDLIFFDANTTGAHQEHIILHELGHIICCHRGSGLLDDESARSLFPNLDPDIVRDMLMRATYDDAQEQEAEIIAFLLSERMGPVAEAVEDRPADGEKPMDRIERTLL
- a CDS encoding helix-turn-helix domain-containing protein, producing the protein MSEDTRPTLASRLDDLFRTVRPQGKHWTNAEVAAELKRVSPELKVGGVYLSQLRTGKRTNPSQELLAALAKFFGVSVAYFFDEEVAGSVLAELAAVEAMRQAGVRAVAMRAAGMREENLQAITTIMDQYRKMQGLPPVSDEASQ
- a CDS encoding Rv1733c family protein codes for the protein MRNKTRAGRPPHPSKRLLRRFGAVRNPLVRRSDRIEGILVAIFALIALIAVPFAMTIGSADISSETAASDAQLQSRHQVTATVLATAAQPAASVGDSAPIANTARVNAVWQPPHSAQRTGVITVPSASAVEGATTDIWLDDSGKQTTAPLTHADAVTNGVLVAAFSWLCAAGVLAGAFWIARRVLDRRRAARWAEDWAQFAGPEAVR
- a CDS encoding GNAT family N-acetyltransferase gives rise to the protein MTTVITAIRPATAGSVAELVRASSPESLRRRFTLGRAFEPDEILARYGRFLLAGTSLVAEASGVPAGLLNAVPDDERRVELGLLVADGWQRRGIARGLVGLVTGGERWLGWTLHATVQEGNVAAEGLLRACGFRFAPGYGGENEFELTVTKEALDGGTAGARPDGHQRCAAAAYARSERHRYARSGGTCRSAAGVAAALLPGR
- a CDS encoding TetR family transcriptional regulator C-terminal domain-containing protein encodes the protein MAHAEAPRGSLQHYFPGGKEQLFGEAIDWAGRYAARRVARALGSLAEPSPSAFFAAIVEQWRAEFLDIGFEGGCPLVAAVTDSPADLLRERANDAFLLWRKPIVTALEQMGVPAARAVSLAVVMISALEGAVVLARAQRDVSALDTVVTELGPLLDTAVEKGRRR
- a CDS encoding enoyl-CoA hydratase-related protein — translated: MSIETTVDGQVTTVTINRPEKRNALSKGMYLALAEAFNTVSTPIVVLTGSGGAFTAGNDLGDFLAHEAGDRQKTPARIFQEALLATRAVVLASVDGPAVGIGATLLLHCDLVYATERSYLQFPFVPLGLVPEFGSSYALPRRVGPQRATELLLFGERLPAAEAAQLGLVNEVLEDSTALRKRVPERAATLATRSMRALQATRALLHDRTDTSVEARMDSETAHFGELLHDPDTVATLRAKLSR
- a CDS encoding cysteine desulfurase-like protein, whose amino-acid sequence is MAYDVNAIRKHFPALEGGAAHFDGPGGSQVPDVVGEAVSSTLCAAISNRGVVTAAERRADGVVREARQAVADLLGARPEGVVFGRSMTQLTYDFSRTLAKDWGPGDEIVVTRLDHDANIRPWVQAAEARGATVRWADFDPATGELSTASLTSLLTDRTRLVAVTAAGNLLGTRPDIPAITAAVREAGALSYVDGVHLTPHSPVDIAALGADFYVCSPYKFLGPHLGLLAAAPELLETLRPDKLLPSSNAVPERFELGTLPYELLAGTTAAIDFLAGLVPSEGTRRERLRTSLEALEAHEDALLRRLDDGLAALPRVVRYGSPQRRRTPTVLFSVTGSTPQAVYEHLASRGVNAPAATFYAIECSRHLGLGEAGAVRAGIAPYTTAAEVDLLLNAVTEL